In the Syntrophales bacterium genome, one interval contains:
- the rplJ gene encoding 50S ribosomal protein L10 — protein sequence MDRGKKEQVVAELNEKLRRAKIAMLADYSGIKVKDLSELRNGLRKTGSDVQVVKNNLLVRALKETNYTGLDSLLGGPRVLILNYGDVVAPTKILVDFAKKNAALEIKGGVYEGSSLSPEQLVTLASLPGKEVLQAKLLSLFVAVPTQLVTALSGVQRGLVTVLDGYRAKKEQTN from the coding sequence TTGGACAGAGGTAAAAAAGAACAAGTCGTGGCGGAACTCAACGAGAAGCTCAGGCGCGCGAAAATTGCCATGCTTGCCGATTACAGCGGCATCAAGGTCAAGGACCTCAGTGAGTTGAGAAATGGGCTTCGCAAGACCGGCAGCGATGTGCAGGTTGTGAAGAACAATCTTCTCGTCCGGGCCCTGAAGGAAACGAACTACACGGGTCTTGACTCCCTGCTGGGCGGTCCACGGGTACTCATCCTCAATTACGGCGATGTCGTGGCACCGACCAAAATCCTCGTAGATTTTGCAAAAAAGAACGCTGCCCTGGAGATCAAGGGCGGTGTTTACGAGGGATCTTCCCTGTCGCCGGAGCAGTTGGTTACGCTGGCGTCCCTGCCCGGCAAAGAGGTGCTGCAGGCGAAGTTGTTGTCGCTGTTTGTTGCGGTTCCGACACAGCTGGTAACGGCTCTCAGCGGTGTGCAAAGAGGGCTTGTCACGGTGCTGGACGGCTACCGGGCCAAAAAAGAACAAACCAATTAA
- the rplL gene encoding 50S ribosomal protein L7/L12 encodes MSETKITKADVISFIENMTVLELSEMVKELEERLGVSAAAPVAAVHAAGAAAAPTEAQEEQTEFDAILTSFGDQKIQVIKVVRAITGLGLKEAKDLVESVPKAVKEAVSKDEAADIKAKVEEVGGTVEVK; translated from the coding sequence ATGTCAGAAACGAAGATTACGAAGGCCGATGTCATTTCATTCATAGAGAACATGACTGTTCTCGAACTCTCTGAAATGGTCAAGGAACTTGAAGAACGACTGGGAGTTTCAGCTGCGGCCCCCGTAGCGGCGGTTCATGCTGCCGGTGCCGCGGCCGCCCCGACGGAAGCGCAGGAAGAGCAAACCGAGTTCGATGCCATCCTGACGAGCTTCGGGGATCAGAAGATCCAGGTGATCAAGGTGGTTCGGGCTATTACCGGGCTGGGGCTCAAGGAAGCCAAGGATCTCGTTGAAAGTGTGCCGAAGGCTGTCAAAGAAGCCGTCTCAAAGGATGAAGCCGCCGATATAAAGGCGAAAGTCGAAGAAGTTGGTGGAACCGTGGAGGTTAAGTGA